The following proteins are encoded in a genomic region of Anolis carolinensis isolate JA03-04 unplaced genomic scaffold, rAnoCar3.1.pri scaffold_12, whole genome shotgun sequence:
- the LOC100554317 gene encoding potassium voltage-gated channel subfamily C member 1 translates to MKSNQEKVTLNIGGVRFQTYLSTLQAFPGTKLCRLTEPQAFSSLDYDSNRKEFFFDRNANLFEEVLNYYRTKHLHCPGDVCESVWEEEMAFWGIQGAAFAPCCGQALKKADEPTVLDEEEEEDVQGLLEQAQGNRNSCRARWQPKIWALFEKPRSSFSAKCLAAAFLFFNISICILSLLISSNMGRIYQHQKTNDSPKQILRALFYLELSCVLWFTLEFIIRATFCPNKKKFLMNPLNIADFLSLFPAYIEVISRVTSSRSLYWSSFFRVLYFSKLLKMLKLLEAPVMFRVLSYTSRSLLRETLILLMVFVLEIIFFGILVFYAEFIQEDPESFFGNLFSSFWWAAITLTTVGYGDIYPYSTCSRIIGICVALSGILTIAVPTALFYIKFKGCYDAAVVKEKVKQMKKTPPALRSSRKVPAIGREEATISQRSHIHHSGN, encoded by the exons ATGAAGTCCAACCAGGAGAAAGTCACCTTGAATATCGGAGGCGTCCGCTTCCAGACCTATCTCTCCACGCTCCAGGCCTTTCCGggcaccaaactctgccgcttgacGGAGCCGCAGGCCTTCTCCTCTTTGGACTACGACTCCAACCGAAAGGAGTTCTTCTTTGACCGAAACGCCAACCTCTTCGAGGAGGTGCTGAACTATTACCGCACAAAACACCTCCATTGCCCTGGAGACGTCTGCGAGTCTGTCTGGGAGGAGGAGATGGCCTTTTGGGGGATCCAAGGGGCCGCCTTCGCTCCTTGTTGTGGGCAAGCCCTAAAGAAGGCAGACGAGCCCACAGTTTtggacgaagaggaggaggaggatgtgcaggGCCTCTTGGAGCAAGCCCAAGGGAATAGGAACAGCTGCAGGGCCCGCTGGCAGCCCAAAATCTGGGCTCTCTTTGAAAAACCCCGGTCCAGCTTCAGCGCTAAG TGCTTGGCTGCCGCTTTCCTGTTCTTCAACATCAGCATCTGCATCCTGTCCTTGTTGATCTCCTCTAACATGGGTAGGATCTATCAGCATCAAAAAACCAATGATTCCCCCAAACAGATACTTCGTGCTCTCTTCTACCTGGAGCTTTCTTGTGTCCTCTGGTTCACGCTTGAGTTCATCATACGAGCCACGTTCTGTCCAAACAAGAAGAAATTCCTGATGAACCCTCTTAACATTGCTGATTTCctctccttgtttcctgcctACATTGAGGTTATCTCTCGAGTCACAAGCAGCCGTTCCTTGTACTGGAGTAGCTTCTTCCGCGTCCTCTACTTCTCCAAACTTTTGAAGATGCTGAAGCTCCTGGAGGCCCCAGTGATGTTCAGGGTCCTGTCCTACACTTCCAGGAGCCTCTTGAGAGAGACCCTCATCCTCCTGATGGTCTTTGTCTTGGAAATTATTTTCTTCGGGATCCTCGTTTTTTATGCAGAGTTTATACAGGAGGATCCTGAGAGTTTCTTTGGCAACCTTTTCAGTTCCTTCTGGTGGGCGGCCATCACCTTGACCACTGTGGGCTACGGAGATATTTACCCTTACTCGACATGCAGCCGAATAATTGGGATTTGCGTGGCTCTCAGCGGCATCCTCACCATTGCCGTCCCCACCGCCCTCTTTTACATCAAGTTCAAGGGTTGTTACGATGCTGCGGTTGTCAAGGAGAAGGTGAAACAGATGAAGAAAACACCACCAGCATTGAGGTCCTCCAGGAAAGTTCCAGCCATTGGTCGGGAAGAGGCAACAATCTCCCAAAGATCTCACATACACCATTCTGGAAACTGA